From the Brevibacillus choshinensis genome, one window contains:
- a CDS encoding sigma 54-interacting transcriptional regulator, whose amino-acid sequence MTLPNMIQPINTYLRPIDTLEDAARVMLETRLDVLPVGDDQGRLVGVFSRSSLYRMILEKLPSHTSITAFVKTEAVTTQLERLDHITFEELEQVIQNSQVGSSIIIDRERRIIGILTKSKVVNALVESKNDLREQLEAILQSATPVEESVVRIHDKSVSKPYHQATYHWEHILTRDKSMKLLISSAQKAARRITSVLLRGESGTGKELFAHALHNASKRSSGPFVTINCASVPEHLLEAEFFGYENGAFTGADRSGRMGKLELAHGGTLFLDEIGDMALHLQAKLLRVIEGKEFYRVGGTKPIQVDVRIVSATNAPLEQMIVQKTFREELYYRLHVITLSIPPLRARPNDILLLANTFIKQLNPVLETAVTGIEESVQKVLYHYEWPGNIRQLRNAIERGMIMAEKGKISFADLPGELLGKATEIHGKTIVQAAEKTEIERALRETYGNKVKAARLLGISRSVLYEKLKKFQM is encoded by the coding sequence GTGACATTGCCTAACATGATTCAACCGATCAACACCTATCTTCGTCCGATTGACACCTTGGAGGATGCCGCACGCGTCATGCTAGAGACGCGTCTAGATGTCCTGCCTGTAGGTGATGACCAGGGACGGCTGGTAGGTGTTTTTTCGCGAAGCTCTCTGTACCGCATGATCTTGGAAAAATTGCCATCACATACGTCAATAACTGCATTTGTAAAAACAGAGGCGGTCACGACACAGCTCGAGAGACTGGATCACATCACGTTCGAGGAGCTGGAGCAAGTCATTCAGAACAGCCAGGTCGGCTCCAGCATTATCATTGACCGAGAGCGGAGAATTATAGGCATTCTCACCAAATCAAAAGTGGTAAATGCATTAGTAGAGTCAAAGAATGATTTGAGAGAGCAATTGGAAGCGATCCTGCAATCAGCCACACCCGTAGAGGAAAGCGTGGTTCGCATTCATGATAAATCAGTATCCAAACCTTACCATCAAGCGACGTATCACTGGGAACATATCCTCACGCGAGATAAGTCTATGAAACTGCTGATCTCTTCGGCACAAAAGGCAGCACGAAGAATTACGTCCGTCCTCTTACGGGGGGAGAGCGGTACGGGTAAAGAGCTGTTTGCGCATGCATTACACAATGCAAGCAAGCGTTCTTCAGGCCCGTTTGTGACGATCAACTGCGCCTCCGTGCCAGAACATTTACTCGAAGCAGAGTTTTTTGGATATGAGAATGGCGCCTTTACGGGAGCGGATCGGTCAGGTCGTATGGGGAAGCTGGAGCTAGCACATGGAGGGACGCTCTTTCTCGATGAGATAGGGGATATGGCGCTGCATCTTCAAGCCAAGCTCTTGCGAGTAATTGAAGGAAAGGAGTTTTATCGCGTCGGTGGGACAAAGCCGATTCAGGTAGACGTTCGGATTGTTTCTGCGACGAATGCTCCTCTCGAGCAAATGATTGTGCAGAAAACCTTTCGCGAAGAACTCTATTATCGACTCCATGTGATTACGCTATCTATTCCGCCTCTACGTGCTCGTCCAAACGATATCCTGTTGTTAGCGAATACCTTTATCAAGCAATTGAATCCGGTCTTAGAAACAGCGGTGACAGGAATCGAGGAATCGGTGCAAAAGGTTCTTTATCATTACGAGTGGCCAGGAAATATTCGACAGCTGCGTAATGCTATCGAGCGAGGCATGATCATGGCGGAGAAGGGAAAAATCTCGTTTGCCGATCTCCCGGGTGAATTGTTGGGAAAGGCGACAGAAATCCATGGAAAAACGATCGTGCAGGCTGCCGAAAAGACAGAAATCGAGCGTGCGCTTCGCGAGACTTATGGAAACAAAGTGAAAGCGGCACGCCTTTTAGGGATCAGCAGGTCTGTTCTTTACGAAAAATTGAAAAAATTCCAGATGTAG
- a CDS encoding thiolase family protein, whose product MAREVVIVEAVRTPIGKRNGLLSGTRPDELAAEVLREVVNRAGIQAELVEDVILGCVSQVSEQAGDIARIAALIAGFPIEVPGTTIDRQCGSSQQAVHFAAQAILSGDMDVVIAGGVESMSRVPMGSTSQGAKRSEKLTAQYELINQGLSAERISEKWGFSRTQLDEYSAESHLRALRAQEEGRFEREILPLTVTLPDGTQTRMTQDEGPRKGSTVEKLGTLKPSFQEDGRIHAGNASQISDGAAAILLMSREKAESLGLKPRARVVARSVVGSDPTLMLTGPIAATQKVLKKAGLTIEDMDLYEVNEAFAPVPLCWMVDMEADPSKLNTNGGAIALGHPLGASGARVMVTLLHELERTGKRYGLQAICEGMGMANATIIERLD is encoded by the coding sequence GTGGCACGTGAGGTCGTGATTGTTGAAGCGGTACGTACGCCAATCGGCAAGAGGAACGGATTATTGAGCGGAACACGTCCCGATGAATTGGCAGCAGAGGTCTTGCGTGAGGTGGTGAATCGTGCGGGAATTCAGGCTGAGCTGGTGGAGGACGTGATCCTCGGTTGCGTATCGCAAGTATCGGAACAAGCAGGAGATATTGCCCGTATCGCAGCTTTGATCGCTGGGTTTCCCATTGAAGTACCAGGGACGACGATCGACCGACAATGTGGTTCCAGTCAACAAGCTGTTCATTTCGCGGCACAGGCGATTTTGAGCGGGGATATGGACGTAGTGATCGCAGGCGGGGTCGAGAGCATGAGCCGTGTCCCAATGGGTTCTACCAGCCAGGGGGCAAAACGAAGTGAAAAGCTGACCGCCCAATACGAGCTGATCAATCAGGGGTTATCAGCAGAGCGAATCTCCGAAAAGTGGGGTTTCTCACGTACGCAACTGGATGAGTATTCGGCAGAAAGCCATCTGCGAGCGCTCCGGGCACAAGAAGAAGGACGCTTTGAGAGAGAAATCTTGCCGCTCACCGTGACACTGCCTGATGGGACACAGACACGGATGACCCAGGATGAAGGACCGCGTAAAGGCTCGACAGTAGAAAAGCTGGGGACGCTCAAGCCGTCTTTTCAGGAGGATGGACGGATCCACGCGGGGAACGCGAGCCAAATCAGCGATGGGGCGGCTGCGATCTTGCTCATGTCGCGGGAAAAGGCAGAGAGTCTGGGACTCAAACCTCGCGCTAGGGTAGTAGCACGCTCAGTGGTGGGATCTGACCCGACTTTGATGCTGACAGGTCCCATTGCCGCAACGCAAAAAGTATTGAAAAAAGCAGGTCTGACGATAGAAGACATGGATCTGTACGAGGTCAACGAGGCATTTGCTCCGGTTCCACTCTGCTGGATGGTCGATATGGAGGCGGACCCGAGCAAGCTCAATACGAACGGAGGAGCGATTGCGCTCGGACATCCGCTTGGAGCTAGCGGAGCACGTGTCATGGTGACACTGCTGCACGAGCTGGAGCGCACGGGCAAACGCTACGGATTGCAAGCTATCTGCGAAGGTATGGGGATGGCGAATGCCACCATCATCGAGCGGTTGGACTAG
- a CDS encoding CaiB/BaiF CoA transferase family protein, giving the protein MLSDILVVDFSQLLPGPYATLRLADRGAQVVKVETPQGDPARKPTMIDQKDNYLFRANGRNKKSIVLNLKEESQRYVALDLISQADVVIESFRPGVTKRLGISYEDAVKVNPGIVYCSLSGYGQDGPMQQLGSHDLNYMALSGALAQLTDDNGSPIPPSLTFADMAGGMAAAEAILAALVQRGKTGKGAYLDIAIADVMLTMMTTHVLLESATGEQHGLSKLSRGLVSYGIYQTKDQRFVALAALESKFWENFCEAVEKPQWRSAGMTPPHDDNPVYQDMKALFQSRTLAEWTAFSLQVDCCLTPILEAGELYQHPQMQARGLIQECWGHRYVGTSYQESRFVLDSASPAPKLGEHTEEWLTRLMKNS; this is encoded by the coding sequence ATGCTTTCAGACATTCTCGTCGTTGATTTTTCACAGCTTCTGCCGGGTCCTTACGCCACACTTCGACTGGCAGATCGAGGAGCACAAGTCGTGAAAGTGGAGACGCCACAAGGAGACCCTGCTCGAAAGCCTACGATGATCGACCAAAAAGACAATTACTTGTTTCGGGCAAATGGACGCAATAAAAAAAGCATCGTCCTCAATCTCAAAGAAGAGTCGCAGCGTTACGTGGCACTCGATTTGATAAGTCAGGCGGACGTGGTGATTGAAAGCTTTCGTCCAGGCGTGACCAAGCGCTTGGGGATCAGCTATGAGGATGCGGTAAAAGTAAACCCGGGTATTGTCTATTGCTCCCTATCGGGCTATGGCCAGGACGGTCCGATGCAACAGCTCGGGAGTCATGATCTCAACTACATGGCGTTAAGCGGAGCATTGGCCCAGTTAACCGATGACAACGGAAGCCCCATACCGCCGAGCTTGACCTTTGCAGACATGGCTGGTGGTATGGCAGCAGCAGAAGCGATTTTGGCGGCGCTCGTCCAGCGCGGAAAAACCGGCAAGGGTGCCTATCTGGATATCGCGATCGCTGATGTCATGTTGACGATGATGACGACTCATGTCTTGTTGGAGTCCGCGACTGGTGAACAGCACGGTCTTTCCAAATTGTCCAGAGGTCTAGTCTCCTACGGGATCTATCAGACAAAGGATCAGCGCTTTGTAGCTTTGGCTGCTCTAGAATCAAAGTTTTGGGAGAATTTTTGCGAGGCCGTTGAAAAGCCGCAGTGGCGATCTGCAGGAATGACTCCACCCCATGATGACAACCCGGTCTATCAAGACATGAAGGCACTTTTTCAAAGCAGGACTTTGGCGGAGTGGACCGCTTTTTCGCTCCAGGTCGATTGCTGTCTGACTCCCATTTTAGAAGCGGGAGAGTTATACCAGCATCCACAGATGCAGGCTAGAGGATTGATTCAGGAATGCTGGGGACATCGATACGTGGGGACCAGCTATCAGGAGTCGCGGTTTGTCCTGGATTCAGCTTCACCCGCACCCAAGCTAGGGGAACACACGGAAGAGTGGTTGACGAGATTGATGAAAAACTCGTAA
- a CDS encoding enoyl-CoA hydratase/isomerase family protein, protein MAYEQLEVRVENKVGLIKMSRPDIRNAMVPELRRELHEALAQMEQDDQVNVLVLTGDGKAFCAGGDLGGMNRKIDAVTGRKRLLQSHELIRTILRLEKPVIAAVNGAAAGAGFSVALACDMIFAARSSFFVQSFVNVGLVPDLGAVHFLTSLLGPHRAKELMFTGDRVSAEKAQELGVVNRVMNDESLMEEVGAIAEKMAKGPAISMGLTKAMVNRSILGQLHDTFEIEAFAQGLCFETEDFREGVKAFFEKRAPQFSGR, encoded by the coding sequence ATGGCGTACGAGCAACTCGAGGTACGGGTAGAGAACAAGGTCGGTCTGATCAAGATGAGCCGGCCAGACATTCGCAATGCCATGGTTCCGGAGCTGCGACGCGAGCTCCACGAAGCTTTGGCTCAGATGGAACAAGATGATCAGGTGAATGTTCTCGTCCTCACAGGGGATGGCAAGGCGTTTTGTGCAGGTGGAGATTTGGGAGGAATGAACAGGAAGATTGACGCTGTGACGGGCCGGAAACGACTGCTGCAATCCCATGAGCTGATACGAACCATTCTACGGCTAGAAAAGCCCGTGATCGCGGCGGTAAACGGAGCGGCAGCGGGAGCAGGATTTAGCGTCGCTCTTGCCTGCGACATGATCTTTGCTGCCAGATCCTCCTTTTTCGTACAAAGCTTTGTCAATGTGGGACTTGTTCCCGACCTTGGGGCCGTTCATTTCTTGACCAGCCTACTCGGACCTCATCGCGCCAAGGAGCTGATGTTCACAGGAGACAGGGTATCTGCGGAAAAAGCACAGGAGCTAGGCGTGGTAAATCGCGTGATGAACGATGAAAGCCTGATGGAAGAAGTAGGAGCGATCGCAGAAAAGATGGCAAAGGGTCCAGCGATTTCGATGGGACTGACAAAAGCAATGGTGAATCGCAGCATCCTGGGTCAATTACACGATACGTTTGAAATAGAGGCATTTGCCCAAGGGCTGTGCTTTGAGACGGAAGATTTCAGAGAGGGAGTCAAAGCATTCTTTGAAAAGCGTGCTCCTCAATTCTCGGGTCGTTAA
- a CDS encoding acyl-CoA dehydrogenase family protein yields MSTTAAHDSHKTTRPYLTEEHQMFRESLRKFLEKEVEPHFEKWEADEFIPRSYWDRMGENGFLCPQVAPEYGGLGLDFGFSIVLAEEIGKVGGGLGGPGLHSSIVVPYLESFGTEEQKQMYLPKCISGEIVTAIAMTEPAAGSDVAGIRTTAIRQGDHYIVNGEKTFITNGIHADLVIVAVKTDPKATPAHRGVSLLLVDRDTPGFSRGKKLKKIGLRSQDTAELIFEDAKVPVSQLLGEEGKGFYYLMHKLQQERILAATGALVAAEDMLDLTIQYVKQRQAFGRTISTFQNTQFEIAEMATDVQMARTFVDDLIVRHMQGQDVVTQTSMAKWWITDMARRMAPRCMQLHGGYGFMEEYKIARRYRDIAVSPIFAGSNEIMKVIIAKNFGL; encoded by the coding sequence ATGTCCACGACGGCTGCCCACGATTCTCATAAAACGACGCGCCCCTATTTGACGGAGGAGCATCAGATGTTCCGCGAGTCGCTACGCAAGTTTTTGGAAAAGGAAGTCGAGCCCCATTTCGAAAAGTGGGAAGCGGATGAGTTCATTCCCAGGTCGTATTGGGACAGGATGGGGGAGAACGGGTTTCTTTGCCCGCAGGTGGCACCGGAATATGGGGGTCTCGGTCTAGATTTTGGATTCTCGATCGTGCTGGCGGAAGAGATCGGTAAAGTCGGGGGAGGACTTGGCGGTCCCGGTTTACACTCCTCGATTGTCGTGCCTTATCTGGAGTCTTTTGGTACGGAAGAACAAAAGCAAATGTATTTGCCCAAGTGCATCAGTGGTGAAATCGTGACGGCGATAGCTATGACTGAGCCTGCAGCCGGTTCTGATGTAGCAGGTATTCGGACGACAGCCATTCGTCAGGGTGACCACTACATCGTGAACGGGGAGAAAACGTTCATCACAAACGGCATCCATGCAGATCTTGTCATCGTTGCGGTCAAGACAGACCCGAAAGCGACGCCTGCACATAGAGGGGTTAGCTTGCTGTTGGTTGATCGAGATACGCCTGGCTTTTCCCGAGGAAAAAAACTGAAAAAAATAGGCTTGCGCAGCCAGGATACAGCGGAGCTCATTTTCGAAGACGCCAAAGTCCCTGTCTCCCAGCTCTTGGGTGAGGAAGGCAAAGGCTTTTACTACCTCATGCACAAGCTGCAGCAGGAACGGATTCTCGCAGCTACTGGCGCGCTCGTTGCTGCAGAAGACATGCTTGATCTGACCATTCAATATGTAAAGCAGCGGCAAGCTTTCGGTCGTACCATCAGCACGTTCCAGAACACGCAGTTTGAGATTGCGGAAATGGCGACGGATGTACAAATGGCGCGTACGTTTGTGGATGACTTGATCGTTCGGCATATGCAAGGACAGGATGTGGTGACTCAGACCTCGATGGCCAAGTGGTGGATTACAGATATGGCCAGACGAATGGCTCCGCGCTGCATGCAGCTTCATGGAGGGTATGGTTTTATGGAGGAGTACAAGATCGCCAGACGCTATCGAGATATCGCGGTATCTCCTATCTTTGCAGGCTCCAACGAAATTATGAAGGTGATCATCGCCAAGAACTTCGGATTGTAA
- a CDS encoding SDR family NAD(P)-dependent oxidoreductase, translating into MGRMLENQIAIITGSGRGVGREVALMMAEHGAKVVVSDRDEGPANEVAAEIRDSGGEALVYCGNVTASDFAKGIIGETISAFGRLDILVNNAGYTSDALIHKMTDEQFQAMLDIHLIAPFRLIREASPYMRDAAKKEIEQGIVHHRKIVNVSSVAGISGNVGQANYSSAKAGMVGLTKTVAKEWAGFNINSNAVAFGFIDTRLTQPKELGETVDGVAVGIPEKVRNMFIDKIPQKRAGDPKEAAAGIFYLASPLSNYVNGQVLHINGGTYT; encoded by the coding sequence ATGGGTCGTATGTTAGAAAATCAAATAGCAATTATAACAGGCTCGGGCAGAGGTGTGGGACGAGAAGTCGCCCTGATGATGGCTGAGCATGGTGCGAAAGTGGTCGTATCCGATCGCGATGAAGGCCCTGCAAACGAGGTGGCAGCGGAGATCCGGGATAGCGGAGGAGAAGCACTGGTTTATTGCGGGAATGTGACTGCCTCTGATTTTGCGAAAGGAATCATTGGGGAGACGATCTCAGCATTCGGCAGGCTCGACATTCTGGTGAACAATGCCGGGTACACGTCCGACGCCCTCATTCACAAAATGACGGATGAGCAGTTTCAGGCGATGCTCGACATTCATCTGATTGCTCCGTTCAGACTGATCCGAGAAGCTTCACCGTACATGCGAGATGCCGCAAAAAAGGAAATCGAACAAGGGATTGTCCACCATAGAAAAATCGTGAATGTGTCATCTGTAGCAGGGATCAGCGGGAATGTCGGGCAGGCAAACTACTCATCAGCCAAAGCAGGTATGGTCGGTTTGACCAAGACGGTCGCCAAGGAATGGGCAGGATTTAACATCAATTCCAATGCCGTCGCGTTTGGATTTATCGATACGCGGCTGACCCAACCAAAGGAGCTGGGTGAAACGGTCGATGGCGTAGCCGTAGGCATTCCGGAGAAGGTACGGAATATGTTTATTGATAAAATCCCGCAAAAGCGCGCGGGTGATCCAAAAGAGGCGGCAGCCGGTATTTTCTATCTCGCGTCTCCACTCTCAAATTACGTCAACGGGCAAGTCTTGCATATTAACGGAGGAACTTATACCTGA
- a CDS encoding FAS1-like dehydratase domain-containing protein has translation MIESKIESKIGTKTGTTTFTVELGKVKEFARALGDPHPSYETGECLPPTFGTVIDFWSGDSSLSALLNLNMAKVLHGGQEYEYVGKIRPGDVITTEGEVENAYTKAGMNFFVVRKTYRNQNGETVLLSRSTIIERHGEEESD, from the coding sequence TTGATCGAATCAAAGATCGAATCAAAAATCGGAACGAAAACGGGTACCACGACCTTTACTGTTGAGCTGGGGAAAGTAAAAGAGTTTGCAAGGGCACTGGGTGATCCACATCCTAGCTACGAAACAGGGGAGTGCTTGCCTCCGACCTTTGGCACCGTAATCGACTTTTGGAGCGGTGACTCGTCCTTGTCTGCCCTGTTGAACCTCAATATGGCCAAAGTCCTGCATGGGGGGCAGGAGTACGAATACGTGGGGAAAATCAGACCGGGAGATGTCATCACCACTGAAGGGGAAGTCGAGAATGCCTACACCAAGGCAGGGATGAACTTCTTCGTCGTGAGAAAGACCTACCGGAATCAAAACGGCGAAACGGTGTTGTTGAGTCGCTCGACGATCATCGAGAGACATGGAGAGGAGGAGTCGGATTGA
- a CDS encoding MaoC/PaaZ C-terminal domain-containing protein: MKVGYELPPVEKGEITHTQLVRYAGASGDFNPIHTVVPFAEKVGLGGVIAHGMMIMGFIGQAIGTWFHPDQLLRFSVRFQAMTRPGEQITVRGEIVGETDDTWKCEAVAINEAGEKKVSARFDIRKA, encoded by the coding sequence TTGAAAGTCGGATATGAGCTGCCACCTGTGGAAAAGGGCGAGATTACACATACCCAGTTAGTACGCTACGCAGGGGCATCAGGTGATTTTAATCCCATTCATACCGTAGTACCGTTTGCTGAAAAAGTCGGCTTGGGTGGCGTGATTGCGCATGGCATGATGATCATGGGGTTTATCGGACAGGCGATCGGCACGTGGTTTCATCCTGATCAGCTTTTGCGCTTCTCGGTTCGATTTCAGGCGATGACTCGACCTGGAGAGCAGATTACTGTCCGAGGAGAAATCGTAGGGGAAACTGACGACACTTGGAAATGTGAAGCAGTAGCCATCAATGAAGCAGGGGAGAAAAAAGTCAGCGCTAGGTTTGACATCCGAAAAGCATAG
- a CDS encoding long-chain-fatty-acid--CoA ligase: MILTTGLMRNAKVMPEKEAIVDGEHRFTYAEFASRVAKLKEALTQAGVQKGDRIAVLMLNDFRYIELMFGVTALGAILVPLNYRLSPEELVYVLNDSGAKALFVHREFLKTLPYLKENLPSLTHYVLADGDLTHEELDSYEAWITQAIDTPLSYSPDIHESDVAGLFYTGGTTGRSKGVMLTHRNMVSNFYHTGVLTGLNRNSRYLHVAPMFHLADGASMVSITIVGGTHCVVRSFTTKAFMQAIDQYKVTSTLLVPTMLNMVMNDPDFKKYDVSSLERVTYGAAPMPVALLKRVIMEFPGIQLVQGYGMTEASPSLTQLTAEYHVVGGTEKEERRLLSAGKQVLGVEVRVVDEEGNDVQIGQVGEVIARGDNIMKGYWNLPEETSAVLKNGWYHTGDMGAFDDEYFLYIVDRKKDMIISGGENVYSPEVENILYQHPEVVEVAVVGAPDPKWGEAVVAVVVKTAGSTLTEQDLIDFTREKLAHYKVPKRISFVDELPKSGAGKILKRNIRDRYWEGMSRRVN; the protein is encoded by the coding sequence ATGATCTTGACGACTGGATTGATGAGAAATGCCAAAGTCATGCCAGAGAAGGAAGCCATCGTAGACGGGGAACATCGCTTTACATACGCCGAGTTTGCGAGTCGTGTCGCCAAGCTGAAAGAAGCTTTAACGCAGGCGGGGGTTCAAAAGGGAGATCGCATCGCAGTGTTGATGCTGAACGATTTTCGTTACATTGAGTTGATGTTTGGGGTAACAGCGTTGGGGGCAATTCTGGTACCGTTAAATTACCGGTTGTCACCCGAGGAGCTCGTATACGTTCTCAATGATTCCGGAGCCAAAGCATTATTTGTTCATCGGGAGTTTTTGAAAACGCTTCCTTACTTGAAGGAAAATCTACCATCCCTTACTCACTACGTTCTGGCAGATGGTGACTTGACACATGAGGAGCTGGATTCCTATGAAGCATGGATCACGCAAGCCATAGATACGCCACTAAGCTATTCACCCGACATCCATGAGAGTGATGTGGCTGGATTGTTTTATACCGGGGGAACGACAGGACGATCCAAAGGGGTCATGCTGACGCATCGAAATATGGTCAGCAACTTTTACCACACAGGTGTACTCACAGGTCTCAACCGCAATTCGCGATACTTGCACGTAGCTCCGATGTTTCATCTCGCAGATGGCGCGAGCATGGTGAGCATTACGATCGTGGGAGGAACGCACTGTGTGGTTCGCTCCTTTACGACAAAAGCATTTATGCAGGCGATCGATCAATACAAGGTGACATCCACTTTACTGGTTCCAACGATGCTCAACATGGTCATGAACGATCCCGATTTCAAAAAATACGATGTGAGCTCACTAGAACGGGTGACGTATGGTGCTGCCCCTATGCCAGTGGCACTTTTGAAAAGGGTGATCATGGAGTTTCCGGGCATTCAGCTCGTGCAGGGCTATGGGATGACGGAAGCATCCCCGTCGCTCACCCAATTAACAGCGGAATACCACGTCGTGGGAGGTACCGAAAAAGAGGAGCGCCGGCTGTTATCCGCTGGAAAGCAAGTGTTGGGCGTAGAAGTGCGCGTAGTCGATGAGGAAGGGAATGACGTGCAGATAGGGCAAGTAGGTGAGGTCATTGCCCGTGGGGACAACATCATGAAAGGATACTGGAACCTCCCAGAGGAGACGAGTGCCGTCTTGAAAAACGGTTGGTACCACACGGGTGATATGGGAGCTTTTGATGACGAATACTTCCTGTACATCGTTGATCGGAAAAAAGACATGATCATCAGCGGAGGCGAAAATGTCTACTCGCCTGAGGTGGAAAATATCCTATATCAACATCCTGAGGTCGTGGAAGTCGCTGTAGTAGGTGCGCCGGATCCCAAGTGGGGAGAAGCAGTCGTAGCGGTGGTTGTGAAGACAGCTGGAAGTACGTTGACTGAGCAGGACCTGATAGATTTCACGAGGGAAAAACTGGCTCATTACAAAGTTCCAAAGCGCATTTCTTTCGTGGATGAGCTGCCCAAGAGCGGTGCGGGCAAGATTTTAAAACGCAACATCCGGGACCGCTACTGGGAAGGCATGTCTCGACGTGTGAATTAA
- a CDS encoding response regulator, translating to MRQPYRIIVIDDDPITRMDLVEMLQVVGYDVVAEGKNGVEAVRLTQTWHPDLVIMDVKMPVMDGLTATGIIRNCSNTEVMLLTAYSQKDLVVQAMAKGVCAYLVKPVMEEELLPTVEQVLANR from the coding sequence TTGCGTCAACCATACCGAATCATTGTCATTGATGACGATCCAATCACCCGCATGGACTTGGTCGAGATGCTGCAGGTGGTAGGATATGATGTCGTGGCAGAAGGAAAGAACGGAGTAGAAGCTGTCCGCTTGACGCAAACATGGCACCCCGATCTTGTGATCATGGACGTGAAGATGCCGGTCATGGACGGATTGACGGCAACTGGAATTATTCGGAACTGCTCGAATACCGAGGTCATGCTCTTGACGGCGTACAGTCAAAAAGATCTGGTCGTGCAGGCCATGGCCAAAGGCGTGTGTGCCTACTTGGTGAAGCCTGTCATGGAGGAAGAACTGCTGCCCACCGTAGAACAAGTCTTAGCGAATCGTTAG
- a CDS encoding ethanolamine ammonia-lyase subunit EutB has product MKLACVIRKQHYSFGSVREVLAKASEEKSGDHMSKIAAESALERMAAKVVLSEMTLADLYENPVIPYEQDEVTRIIYDDINLSIYEEIKNWTVGELREYILSFSTQMPELTRISRGLTSEMISATAKLMSSIDLVMASQKMRHQAYCNTLIGEPGRLAFRCQPNHPIDDPQGILASIKEGLSYGSGDAVIGINPNNDSVESVTKLLKMSHDFMQKWQIPTQNCVLAHITTQMQALRGGAPISLMFQSLAGSQRANEAFGVSKEILDEAMELMLRKGTAAGPNVMYFETGQGSEVSLDSHEGVDMQTLEARTYGFCRHWKPFMVNNVSGFIGPETLYDGRQMIRADLEDLFMGKLHGLPMGIAPTYTNHMHADQNDQEIAGMLTTLAGANFYMGVPGGDDVMLSYQDTSYHDDASYRELLGLRPLREFEKWLEKMGIMENGRLTEQAGDLSIFD; this is encoded by the coding sequence ATGAAATTGGCATGCGTCATTCGCAAACAGCATTATTCATTCGGCTCAGTGCGTGAAGTACTCGCAAAAGCGAGTGAAGAAAAATCCGGTGATCACATGAGCAAAATCGCGGCTGAATCCGCTCTCGAGCGGATGGCAGCGAAAGTGGTACTCAGTGAAATGACGCTGGCAGATCTCTATGAAAACCCCGTGATTCCTTATGAACAGGATGAAGTGACAAGGATTATTTACGATGATATCAATCTCTCAATCTACGAAGAGATCAAAAATTGGACGGTCGGAGAGCTGCGTGAATACATCTTGTCCTTTTCAACGCAAATGCCCGAGCTGACTCGCATCAGCCGTGGGTTGACCAGTGAGATGATCTCAGCGACTGCCAAACTGATGTCGAGCATTGACCTCGTGATGGCCTCACAAAAAATGCGTCACCAAGCATATTGCAATACGTTAATCGGAGAGCCAGGGCGATTAGCCTTTCGCTGCCAGCCAAACCACCCGATTGACGATCCACAAGGGATTCTCGCTTCTATCAAGGAAGGGCTGTCCTACGGCTCGGGGGACGCCGTCATCGGAATCAACCCCAACAACGACTCAGTCGAAAGTGTTACCAAGCTGCTCAAGATGTCCCACGACTTTATGCAAAAGTGGCAAATTCCTACACAAAACTGTGTACTCGCTCACATCACGACGCAGATGCAGGCTTTGCGAGGTGGTGCCCCTATCTCGTTAATGTTCCAGAGTCTGGCTGGTTCACAGCGTGCAAATGAGGCGTTTGGCGTTTCTAAAGAGATATTGGACGAAGCGATGGAACTGATGCTGCGAAAAGGGACGGCGGCTGGTCCGAACGTGATGTACTTCGAAACCGGCCAAGGCTCGGAAGTATCACTGGACTCCCATGAAGGGGTCGACATGCAGACATTAGAGGCGAGAACGTACGGATTCTGCAGACATTGGAAGCCATTTATGGTGAATAACGTCTCTGGATTTATCGGGCCGGAGACGTTGTACGATGGCAGGCAGATGATTCGAGCTGATCTGGAAGATTTGTTTATGGGGAAACTGCACGGATTGCCGATGGGAATCGCTCCGACCTACACCAATCACATGCACGCAGACCAGAATGATCAGGAGATCGCAGGCATGCTGACGACGCTCGCAGGCGCCAACTTTTACATGGGCGTGCCGGGCGGTGATGATGTCATGCTGAGCTATCAGGATACGAGCTATCATGACGACGCCAGCTATCGTGAGCTATTGGGACTACGGCCTTTGCGCGAGTTTGAAAAGTGGCTGGAAAAGATGGGGATCATGGAGAATGGGCGATTGACGGAACAGGCAGGAGATTTATCTATTTTTGACTAG